A segment of the Nitrosopumilus sp. genome:
TCTGAATGACCTGGTCGTAATTTTGTTTTTAAATTTTCATAATCTTTGGATTTTTGATCCGCATTTCGAATCATCATGGTTATTGGTGCACCTGTAGTATGTCCTCTGAAAACTCCTGAAATGATTTCGACGATGTCTTTTTCTTTTCTTTGAGTGGAGATTATGTTTTGACCTGGCTTTCGTAAATCCAACATTTTTTGAATGTCTTTTTCATCTAATTCCAATCCTGCTGGACAACCATCAACAATTGCACCGATAGCCTTTCCGTGACTTTCACCAAAGCTTGTTAAAACAAGATGCTGACCAATTGAACTTCCCGGCAACAAACTATCAAAGTTAAAAGATGTTTATAATTCCTCATTATGAAATTTTTTGCGATTACGCCGAGTTGTTTGTAGTATGTACGTTTATCATATTGAAATAAAAATTATATATTTATGATGTATAATGTCTGATAATTGTCATATATTTTTTAATTATTGTGAATATGTGTGAAAAAATTAGAAATAACGCTAAATAGTTTAGATCCTTAAGAGTAATTTTATGTCTTGAAAATTTGGATTATGCTTACTCTGTACGTCCAAGTTTTTCAATCTTGATTTATTTTAAAAACGTCTCACATGAGTTGAATTTTTGCTCCGAGACGATTCATTTCGTCGATAAAATTTGGGTATGATACTTTAACTGATTCTGGATCTGTAACCGTACAATTACCTACATACGTTCCTGCAATGCAAAATGCCATGAATAACCTGTGATCTTCTTCGGAGTTTAATTCTGCACCGCCTATTTTATTTGAAGACTCTAGGATCATCCCGTCTTCTTTTTCTTGAACTTTAATTCCGATTTTTACAAGTTCTCTTGATATAATTGCAATTCTATCTGTCTCTTTTAATCTTGCATGTTTGACATTGAATATTTCGATTGGTTCTGATGAGTTCAATGCCAGAATTGAGAGTGGCGGAAGAAGATCTGGGGAGTTACTAAGATCAAATTTCCCTCCCTTCAGTTTTTTGGGCGTTACAACTTTTATTTTTTCATTATCTATTGCAACGTCTACTCCCATTTGTTCCAAAATGTCGATAAAAACTTCGTCTCCTTGTGGCAAGTCCCCCAAGTCTCCTTTTATGATAATATCCTTACCGTTAAGAACAGCAGATGATAGAAGAAGTGCAAGACTTGAAAAATCTATTGGGACTGTAAATGTAGATTCTTTGTAGATCTGAGACTGTATGTTGTATCTTTTGTAAGGAATTAGTGTTTGGACTGACACCCCGAATTTTCTCATTGTAGCAATGGTTGCATCCAGATATGGTTTTGATACCAAGTTCCCTTCTATGCTGAGGTTGATTCCTTTCTCAGTTAACGGTGCACTGATTAATAATGAAGAAATAAACTGACTAGACAAATTTCCTGGAATTTTTATCTCGCCTCCTGTAATTTTTCCTTTGATTCTGATTGGTGGTTTTCCATCCGTTGAACTACAGTGTGCTCCTATGCTTGATAGCGCATCTAGGAGTGGCTGCATTGGTCTTTTTTGCAGGCTTGAATCACCTGTAAGTGTGATTTCCTCAGAAAATAAACTTGCAATGCCTGAAGCAATTCTAATCGTTGTTCCTGAGTTTCCTGTATCAATTTGTGATATCTTTGTGCCTATTTTGATTGGATTTTTGACAATTATTTTGGAATTCTCTATTTTGATTTCAGCACCAAATTTTCTACAAGCTTCGATTGTTGCATTGGTGTCTGCTGAAAACAGCGGATTTTCAACAACACTGTTTTTTCCTACAAGTGACGCAAGAAAGATTGCTCTGTGTGTGTAGCTCTTGTTTGACGGACAAACTATCTGGCCTGAAATCTTTGACTTTTCAACCTTACATTTCATGAACTTCTGCCTTTCTATTGCTAATTTTTGAAACTATTATGCTTCCTTCTGATGTGGAAAATATTTTTCTTACTGCCTCTTCGTTTTCCTTTTTTGTAATTGCAGCTATGGATGGACCGTTTCCAGAAACTGATGCGCCCAGTGCACCTTTTTCAATTAGTTCTGCAATGATTTTAGAATTTGAATTTAAGATGGCTGCTGTAGCTAAGCCGTTAATGATCATTGCATCCCAATAGTTGGTCTTTTTTGCCAATTCCCATGCATTTTCAAATGTAGAGGAAAGAATTTTTAGCTTTTTTAGATTTCCTCTTTTCCTGTCTTTTGGAATAAAAATAACTGCGATTAGATTTGATGGCCCTTTTTCAAATTTCACCCTTTTATTTTTTGCATTATCTGTGACGTTAAATCCTCCATAATAACAGGAACATGCATCATCGTAAGCTCCTGTAATGCTAACTTTAGATTTAATTGATGCCTTGACTCCTGCAAGTAGTATTTGTTGATCCGTAAATTTTGGTTTGAATATCTTTGCGCATGCTAATGCGACAGCTGACGATATTGCACTTGAACTTTTTAGCCCATAACCTGTTGGGATTTCTGAAACCAATGTGACTGTTATCTTGTTTATTTCCAGGTCTTTCTTTGAAACAATTTTTTCAATTGTCTGGTTGATTAGACGAGAACTCAGACTTTTATTTTCAGATTTAATCGAAATTCCCTTGCCTGGGCTCGTTTCAACTATTGCTTCTACCTTCAATGAAATTCCTAGAGTTGCACCTTTTTGGTTGGCAATCGCATTGACCAATGAGACTGCGCCATGGACAGTTGCCTTTGCTTTTACCATCAAAATCCTCCCAACAGTGCTTTTTTCATGGCATTATAAGGTGCTTCTACGTTGTGCCAAATTTCAAATGCTCTTACCGCTTGACCTAGAAGCATTTCGTAACCATAAATTACAATGGCATTTTGTTCTTTTGCTTTTTTGATAAAGTCTGTATTCATTGGCATGTACACGATATCGTACACGATTGTCTTTTCATTGATACCTTGTAAAGAAATAACACTTGGCTCGTTTCTTAGTCCTATTGATGTGGCATTTACGATGATATCGTAATTTTTAGCTGTATCTGCTATGTTTTTGATTTCCATGACATTTGAATCCAATCCGATCATCTTTGCAAATTCAGAAAGGGTATTGGCATTTTCTAATGTTCTGTTTGCTATGGTTATGCCTCTTACTTTTTCTTTTGCAAATCCTGCAACTATTGCTCTTGCAGCTCCACCCGCTCCAATGAGGAGCACTTTGGAATCCACAACATTCAATTTTCTTTTTTTAAATGGTTCTAGAAACCCATCCATATCTGTATTGTATCCTTTCAAAACTCCATCCTTGTTTGTAACGGTATTTACTGCACCGATCAAACTGCATGCTTCGTCCGTTTTGTCTAGATACTGCATCATCTCTATTTTGTGTGGGATGGTGATGTTGAATCCGTAAATCTTAATTTTTTTTAACCCTTCAATTCCTTCTTCTAGTTCTCCTTTTGGAATGCGATATGCAATGTATGATGAATCTAAATCCATTTCTCTAAATGCTGCGCTATGGATGTTTGGGGATAATGAATGATCAATGGGGTCTCCGATAACTGCAAACGATTTACTCATCGTATTTTTTGATTCATAAGATTGATTTAAACTCTCAACCACGTTTCTACTTATTTTTTAAATTCATGATTTTTTCTACTTCGTCAACACTAAATTGTCCTGGGGCAATTGCTTTTCCAAGAGAAACATATGTGTACGGACTACCCAAATACAGGCATAAAATTCTTGAAATTCTTCCAAGGTCTCCCATTGCAAACGAAATAAGGCTGTTTTTTCCTCTTTTACTGTATAATTCAAGCATTCTAGTTGAATCATCTGTTGATTTTGCAGTACATACAATTTTTACATTTAATGAGAACTTACTCATTTGATTAATTTTATTCTTGAGTGCTGATGAATTTGGTGTTTTTTTGAAATCATGCCATGAAACAAGTAATTTTGTTTTTGTATGTTTTAGATATTTTGCTAATGATGGATTATTTTTCAATGTATTGAACTCTATATCTAATAGGTGTGGATTATATTCTGCAATTAGTTTTACAATCGCAATTCTTTCTTTTTCATTTCCGGAAAATCTTCCACCTTCCGTTTTTGGTCTTAAGGTACATACGATTCTGTTGAGATCATCTTTGATTATCTCCAATGCGGCTGGAATTTGTTCTGTTTTTAAAAAATCAAATCTTATTTCAACAAAGTCTGATTTTTTCAGTGCAATTTTTAATATTTTTTTGACTGCTGCAGGTGTTTTTTCCCCAATTGACACGCATGTTTTGTATCTCATTTTTCTAACATCCATTGCACGTCTACCTTTTTTATAACCTGCGGTGCAAAGTACTTTGTTAAAATATTGAGTCTAAAATGAGTTAAGTATACATCTTGATTTGTTGCACGTAGCAATCGGCCTCTGTTTACTTGATTATGATCATGCATTCTTTAATAATTGCCGCATTTGCATTCCACTAATTGATTATGATTATTTATCGAAACTATGTCTAATCAAATTCATACGTTGTTATTTTTTACTTTTGTTTTGGGACCTCTGAGATGATTATATCCGTTAATCCGATCACTGGATAGGGCTGTCTGGTTTTTGCCCCTTTTTTCATTCTATGTGTTTTACAGTGATGAACTCTTCTACATTTCCCATGCCTTTGAACTTGATGTTGGGATACATTACGATTTGTATTGTGATTGGGTTTTCAACTTATTCTATCCATTGCACCATTTTTGAATTTGATCAGATTGAGATCCGATAAAATGATGTTTTCTTTTGTATTTTTGTTGAACAACTGGAATTTCCATCGTATCCAGTTCAAAAATATTTGAAGTGTGTATGGCGATTGTTTGTCCTGTTCTATCTTCATCAGGATCCATAATCCATGAGATCTCTTATTGCATCTAAAAAATGGAGATATATGAAAAACAATAGATATTTTGAGGCTTTCAAATGTTGAAGCAGAAAAATTATTCTTTAGATCTTTTCTAGCAGGTCTTTTTTCTTTTGAGTAAATTCTTTTTCCGTAAGGATTCCCTTCTCTTTCATTTTTGCTAGCCTTTCCAACAAATCCAGGATTTCATCTTTTGAGGTTCTTGCTGCCTTGGCCGCACTGACGCCGTCATCTATCATGCTATCAATTTTATTTCCAAGACCTTCAGCCCCCTTTGCTGTAGTCTTTCCCAGATCCACACTTTTGTCCTTAATTGTATCTGCCTTTTTCTTCAGATTTCCTAAAAATCCCTTTTTCTCAGATTTGTATTCTTCTCTCATTTCAT
Coding sequences within it:
- the aroE gene encoding shikimate dehydrogenase yields the protein MSKSFAVIGDPIDHSLSPNIHSAAFREMDLDSSYIAYRIPKGELEEGIEGLKKIKIYGFNITIPHKIEMMQYLDKTDEACSLIGAVNTVTNKDGVLKGYNTDMDGFLEPFKKRKLNVVDSKVLLIGAGGAARAIVAGFAKEKVRGITIANRTLENANTLSEFAKMIGLDSNVMEIKNIADTAKNYDIIVNATSIGLRNEPSVISLQGINEKTIVYDIVYMPMNTDFIKKAKEQNAIVIYGYEMLLGQAVRAFEIWHNVEAPYNAMKKALLGGF
- the aroD gene encoding type I 3-dehydroquinate dehydratase, which encodes MRYKTCVSIGEKTPAAVKKILKIALKKSDFVEIRFDFLKTEQIPAALEIIKDDLNRIVCTLRPKTEGGRFSGNEKERIAIVKLIAEYNPHLLDIEFNTLKNNPSLAKYLKHTKTKLLVSWHDFKKTPNSSALKNKINQMSKFSLNVKIVCTAKSTDDSTRMLELYSKRGKNSLISFAMGDLGRISRILCLYLGSPYTYVSLGKAIAPGQFSVDEVEKIMNLKNK
- the aroA gene encoding 3-phosphoshikimate 1-carboxyvinyltransferase, whose protein sequence is MKCKVEKSKISGQIVCPSNKSYTHRAIFLASLVGKNSVVENPLFSADTNATIEACRKFGAEIKIENSKIIVKNPIKIGTKISQIDTGNSGTTIRIASGIASLFSEEITLTGDSSLQKRPMQPLLDALSSIGAHCSSTDGKPPIRIKGKITGGEIKIPGNLSSQFISSLLISAPLTEKGINLSIEGNLVSKPYLDATIATMRKFGVSVQTLIPYKRYNIQSQIYKESTFTVPIDFSSLALLLSSAVLNGKDIIIKGDLGDLPQGDEVFIDILEQMGVDVAIDNEKIKVVTPKKLKGGKFDLSNSPDLLPPLSILALNSSEPIEIFNVKHARLKETDRIAIISRELVKIGIKVQEKEDGMILESSNKIGGAELNSEEDHRLFMAFCIAGTYVGNCTVTDPESVKVSYPNFIDEMNRLGAKIQLM
- a CDS encoding shikimate kinase, which codes for MVKAKATVHGAVSLVNAIANQKGATLGISLKVEAIVETSPGKGISIKSENKSLSSRLINQTIEKIVSKKDLEINKITVTLVSEIPTGYGLKSSSAISSAVALACAKIFKPKFTDQQILLAGVKASIKSKVSITGAYDDACSCYYGGFNVTDNAKNKRVKFEKGPSNLIAVIFIPKDRKRGNLKKLKILSSTFENAWELAKKTNYWDAMIINGLATAAILNSNSKIIAELIEKGALGASVSGNGPSIAAITKKENEEAVRKIFSTSEGSIIVSKISNRKAEVHEM